The Pseudanabaena galeata CCNP1313 genome includes a region encoding these proteins:
- a CDS encoding DUF6272 family protein, whose protein sequence is MAQVFGEFTEDFSERSEFLVLGFSPSSLPIQLRWKTNGLSADFLGDYVKNFFPGDTSAALNKQTEVRHAVSFVANELLENAMKYSDKSAGQPINLEVHLFSDRLIFISKNSVNQDAIANFHSYLQKITTGDVGEMYINQVEKSVDIDESESSGLGYLTMIMDYDAVLGWKFEQISDNNPATIVTTMVQLPL, encoded by the coding sequence ATGGCGCAAGTCTTTGGAGAATTTACAGAAGATTTTTCGGAAAGAAGCGAATTTTTGGTTCTTGGATTTTCTCCATCCTCTCTACCAATTCAGCTACGCTGGAAGACAAATGGGCTTTCAGCTGATTTCCTAGGAGACTATGTTAAAAACTTTTTCCCAGGCGATACTAGTGCTGCCTTAAATAAACAAACTGAAGTTCGTCATGCAGTTAGTTTTGTCGCTAATGAATTGCTGGAGAATGCAATGAAATACAGTGATAAAAGTGCAGGACAACCAATTAATTTGGAAGTACATTTGTTCAGTGATCGCCTAATATTTATATCAAAAAATAGTGTTAATCAAGATGCGATCGCTAATTTTCATTCTTACTTACAAAAAATTACCACTGGTGATGTTGGTGAGATGTATATTAACCAAGTTGAAAAAAGTGTTGACATTGATGAATCTGAAAGTTCTGGACTTGGCTATTTGACCATGATTATGGACTATGATGCAGTCCTAGGTTGGAAGTTTGAACAGATTTCTGACAATAATCCCGCCACAATAGTAACAACAATGGTGCAGTTGCCTCTCTAG
- a CDS encoding DDE transposase family protein yields MSTQINNSQNPYDRVALKQWFICKRDTGVCEIVNSDRREEILNAVETWGAFTSQGEAITKQVGLIRTGKCKPQ; encoded by the coding sequence ATGTCTACTCAAATTAACAATTCACAAAATCCCTACGATCGCGTTGCCTTAAAACAGTGGTTCATTTGTAAACGTGATACTGGTGTTTGCGAAATTGTCAACAGCGATCGCCGTGAGGAAATTTTAAATGCTGTAGAAACATGGGGAGCATTTACCTCTCAAGGTGAAGCGATCACCAAACAAGTCGGACTAATTCGCACTGGGAAGTGCAAACCCCAATAG